The Bombus vancouverensis nearcticus chromosome 12, iyBomVanc1_principal, whole genome shotgun sequence genome contains a region encoding:
- the LOC117155299 gene encoding large ribosomal subunit protein eL34: MVQRLTYRRRLSYNTKSNRRRVVRTPGGKLVYQYLKKPKKIPRCGQCKDKLRGIQPARPMERSRMCRRKKTVKRVYGGVLCHKCVKERIVRAFLIEEQKIVIKVMKTHAFAKLKKAEK; encoded by the exons ATGGTACAGCGACTAACCTACCGACGTCGATTGTCATACAATACAAAGAGTAACAGGAGACGCGT TGTGCGTACTCCTGGAGGAAAATTAGTATATCAATATCTTAAGAAACCCAAGAAGATACCAAGATGCGGTCAATGCAAAGACAAATTGAGGGGTATTCAACCAGCCAGACCTATGGAAAGGTCACGAATGTGCAGACGAAAAAAGACTGTCAAACGTGTATATGGTGGTGTTCTTTGTCACAAATGCGTCAAAGAAAG AATCGTTCGTGCTTTCCTCATTGAAGAACAGAAGATTGTCATAAAGGTGATGAAAACACATGCGTTTGCAAAATTGAAGAAagcagaaaaataa